The DNA segment CGATGATTTCCATCGGCGCGCTATACCACATGATTCCCAAGCTGTATGGCCGGGCGCAGATGCACAGCACCAGCCTGATCAACACCCACTTCTGGCTGGCCACTATCGGCACCGTGCTCTACATCGCCTCGATGTGGGTCAACGGCATCACCCAGGGCCTGATGTGGCGTGCGATCAACGACGACGGCACCCTCACCTATTCCTTCGTCGAAGCGCTGCAAGCCAGCCATCCTGGTTTCATCGTCCGCGCCCTCGGTGGTGCGTTCTTTGCCAGCGGCATGCTGTTCATGGCCTACAACGTATGGCGCACCGTGCGTGCTTCCAACCCTGTAGAGGCTGAAGCCGCCACCAAGATCGCCGTCGTGGGAGCTCACTGATGAAGCACGAAGTAGTCGAGAAGAATATCGGCCTGCTGGCCTTCTTCATGGTCATCGCCGTGAGTATCGGCGGCCTGACCCAGATCGTTCCGCTGTTTTTCCAGGACGTGACCAACAAGCCGGTCGAAGGCATGAAGCCGCGTACCGCCCTTGAACTGGAAGGCCGCGATGTCTACATCGCCAACGGCTGCGTCGGCTGCCACTCGCAGATGATCCGCCCGTTCCGTGCCGAAACCGAACGCTACGGCCACTACTCGGTCGCCGGTGAAAGCGTGTGGGACCACCCGTTCCTGTGGGGTTCCAAGCGTACTGGTCCGGACCTGGCCCGTGTTGGCGGTCGTTACTCCGATGACTGGCAGCGTGCGCACTTGTACAACCCGCGCAACGTAGTGCCCGAATCGAAAATGCCGGCGTACCCGTTCCTCGTGGAAAACAAGCTCGACGGCAAAGACACCGCCAAGAAAATGGAAGTCTTGCGCACCCTCGGCGTGCCCTACACCGACGAAGACATCGCCGGTGCCCAGGCAGCCGTCAAGGGCAAGACCGAAATGGACGCGCTGGTGGCCTACCTGCAAGGCCTGGGCACCATCATCAAAAGCAAACGGTGATCTGAATGGATATCGGGATGATTCGAGGCCTGGGCACCGTTGTCGTGATGGTGGCCTTTATCGGTCTGGCGTTGTGGGTATTCAGCCCCAAGCGCAAGTCAGAGTTTGAAGACGCGACCTTGCTGCCTTTTGCGGATGATCCCGAAGCCATCAAGCACGTCGAGCAAGCTTCTAGGAGTAACAAAGAATGACTACGTTCTGGAGTCTGTACGTCACAGTCCTCAGTCTGGGTACCATTTTTGCCCTGACCTGGCTGCTGCTGTCGACCCGCAAGGGCCAGCGCGCCGAGCAAACGGACGAGACAGTTGGTCACTCGTTCGATGGCATCGAGGAATACGACAACCCACTGCCAAAGTGGTGGTTCATGCTGTTCGTCGGCACCATCGTGTTTGCCCTGGGTTACCTGGTGCTGTACCCGGGCCTGGGCAACTGGAAAGGCCTGCTGCCGGGCTATGCCTACCTCGATAATGACAAGCAAACCCCATTCGCCAACGGCCAGACCGGCTGGACCGGCGTGCACGAGTGGGAAAAGGAAATGGCACGCTCGGACGCCAAGTTTGGGCCGATCTTCGCCAAATTTGCGGCCATGCCCATTGAGGAAGTAGCCAAGGACCCGCAAGCCCTGAAGATGGGGGGCCGCCTGTTCGCCTCCAACTGCTCGGTCTGCCACGGCTCCGACGCCAAGGGTGCCTACGGCTTCCCCAACCTGACCGACGCCGACTGGCGCTGGGGCGGCGAGCCGGAGACCATCAAGGCCAGCATCATGGCCGGCCGCCATGCGGTGATGCCGGGCTGGTCTGAAGTCATCGGCGAACAAGGCGTGGCCGACGTGGCCGGCTTTGTGCTGACCAACCTCGATGGCCGCAAGCTGCCGGAAGGCGCCAAGGCCGACGTGGCCAACGGCGAGAAACTCTTCGCCGCCAACTGCGTGGCCTGCCACGGCCCGGCCGGTAAAGGTACGCCAGCGATGGGCGCACCTGACCTGACCCACCCGGGCGCGTTCATCTACGGTTCCAGCTTCGCCCAACTGCAGCAGACCATCCGTTACGGCCGCCAGGGCCAGATGCCTGCGCAGGAGCAACTGCAAGGTAACGACAAGGTGCACTTGCTGGCGGCGTATGTTTACAGCCTGTCGCACAAAGAGCAGCAAGAGCAGCAAGAACAGAAGTAAGCTGCAAGCCGCAAGAGAAAGCCCCGTATAGCGCATGCTGACGGGGCTTTTTTGTTTCCAGTGAAGCGCATCGACTGCTTGTAGCTTGCAACTGCGCCGTAGTAACGTAACTACATTCCCCCATCCCGCTGGGAGGCGCCCCATGACTATCACGACAATCTCCAGCCGCGAATTCAACCAAGACACAAGCGGTGCCAAAAAAGCCGCGCGCCAAGGACCGGTTTTTATTACCGACCGAGGCAAGCCTGCTCATGTGCTGCTAAGTATTGAGGACTACCAAAAATTGACAGGCATCAACGCCGATATTGTTGACCTGTTGGTGATGCCCGAAGCGGCGGATATCGAGTTTGAAACCGAACGTGCCGTAATTATCCATCGACCCGTGGACCTCTCTTGATGTATCTGCTCGATACCAATGTCATTTCCGAGTTACGCAAACCCCAAGCCGACAAAAATGTGGTGGCGTGGGCCAAAACCGTCGCTGCGCCACGCCTGTATATTTCGGCGATTACCTTGAAGGAACTGGAGACTGGGGTGCTGCGAATGGAACGCCGTGACCCCGCGCAGGGCAAGGTCTTGCGCACCTGGCTCAAACGCCATGTCATGCCGGCCTTCGATGCCAGGATCCTGCCAATTGACGCTGCCGTGGCCTTGCGCTGCGCCAGCCTGCATGTGCCAGATCGCGCTAACGAAGGTGATGCGCTGATCGCCGCAACCGCTCTGGTTCATGGCCTGACCGTGGTCACCCGCAATGTCGCCGACTTCCAAAGCAGCGGCGTGAAACTGATCAACCCGTGGGACCAATGACCTTCGAGCCCTGAAAAACCGTCCATACTCCTCCTGTCAATTGATTCAAGTCACGTACACCATCAATTGATTTCCCCCAACGCGACCAAAGGTCGCACCCGTTCACCCGTACTACAGGCGTATCATTGCGCCACTGCTAGACCCCTATTTTGACCCCGGTTGGCACGTACTGGCCGAGGCAAATCTCCACTGCCGTGGGATGCAATGATGAGCGATCAGATTCCGGTACACGACGTTACCCCGCCTGCCAAAAAAACCAGCAACACTGTCGATCTCTACGCCTCGCGGGAGAAAATCTACACTCGAGCCTTCACCGGGATGTTCCGCAATCTGCGGATGCTCGGCGGTGCCGGCCTGTTCCTGCTGTACTTCGGTACGGTATGGCTGAACTGGGGCGGACACCAGGCCGTCTGGTGGAACCTGCCAGAGCGCAAGTTCTTCATTTTCGGTGCGACATTCTGGCCCCAGGACTTCATCCTGCTGTCGGGCATCCTGATCATCTCGGCGTTCGGCCTGTTCTTTATCACCGTGTACGCCGGGCGTATCTGGTGCGGCTACACCTGCCCGCAAAGCGTGTGGACCTGGATCTACATGTGGTGCGAAAAGGTCACCGAAGGCGACCGCAACCAGCGGATCAAGCTGGACAAGGCGCCGATGAGCGCCAACAAGTTCCTGCGTAAACTCAGCAAGCACACGCTGTGGCTGCTGATCGGTTTTGTCACCGGCATGACCTTTGTCGGCTACTTCTCGCCGATTCGCGAACTGGTCTTCGAGTTCTTCACCGGCCAGGCCGATGGCTGGTCGTACTTCTGGGTTGGCTTCTTCACCCTCGCCACTTACGGCAACGCCGGCTGGCTGCGTGAGCAAGTGTGCATCTACATGTGTCCGTATGCGCGCTTCCAGAGCGTGATGTTCGACAAAGACACCCTGATCGTTTCCTATGACCCGCGTCGCGGCGAAGCCCGAGGCCCGCGCAAGAAAGGCGTGGACTACAAGGCCCTGGGCCTGGGGGATTGCATCGACTGCACCATGTGCGTACAGGTCTGCCCCACCGGGATCGACATCCGTGACGGCCTGCAGATTGAGTGCATTGGCTGCGCGGCCTGTATCGACGCTTGCGACACGATCATGGACAAGATGGACTACCCTCGTGGGTTGATCAGCTACACCACCGAACATAACCTGTCGGGGCAAAAGACCCACAAGTTGCGTCCGCGCCTGATCGGCTATGCGCTGGTGCTGCTGGCGATGATCACCCTGCTGGCCACGGCGTTCTTCATGCGTTCGCTGGTGGGTTTCGACGTCAGCAAGGACCGCGTGCTGTACCGCGAAAACGCCGAAGGGCGGATCGAGAACGTCTACAGCCTGAAAATCATGAACAAGGACCAGCGCGATCACACCTACGCGCTGGACGCCAGCGGCCTGCCGGACCTCAAGCTACAAGGCAAGCGCGAAATCAAGGTCGCCGCCGGGGAAATCTTCACCATGCCGGTGGAGCTGTCGAGCGCGCCGGAACAAATGCCATCGAGCACCAACGAGGTGAAATTCATCCTCAAGGATGCTGACGATGACAGCGTCCACGTTGAAGCCAAGAGCCGATTCATCGGCCCACAAATTCGTTAAAAGAGAGCAGAACAATGCCCGTAGCAACTGCCGCAAGCCCCTGGTACAAGCACCTCTGGCCCTGGATCATCATTGCCATCCTGGCCTGCTCGGTGACGTTGACCTTGTCCATGGTGACCATCGCGGTGAACAACCCGGACAACCTGGTCAACGACAACTACTACGAGGCCGGCAAAGGCATCAACCGCTCCCTGGACCGCGAATTGCTGGCCCAGACCCTGCAAATGCGCGCCACCCTGCACCTGGATGAACTGACCGGGGAAGTGGAGCTGTTTCTCACGGGCAACAGCGGGCCGACCACTCTGGAACTGAACCTGATTTCGCCGACCCAGCCGGAGAAAGACCGCAAGGTCGTGCTCACCCGCAGCCAGAGCGAGCCGGGGCGTTATATCGGCCAGGTGACCGACAAGGTCGAAGGCCGCCGCTTCGTCGAGCTGCTGGGGGTCGAAGGCGACCGTACGTGGCGTATGTTTGAAGAGGAAGAAGTCAGCCATGGCACCGACTTGAAGTTGGGTGACGAGCCGTTGCAGGGTGCTGAAGACCTGAAGAACTGAAAACCTGCTCTTCGCGCATCGCGGACAAGCCTGCTCCTACAGAGGGAGCAGGCTTGCCCGCGATGAGGCCCTCCCTGCCCACACAGATCCAAAGCCATGACCACCCCAACCCCCTGCTACCACTGCGCCCTCCCCGTCCCGCCCGGCAACCGCTTCACCGCGGTGATCCTCGGCGAGCCCCGCGAGCTCTGCTGCCCGGGTTGCCAGGCGGTGGCCGAGGCAATTGTCGCGGGCGGGCTGGAAAGCTACTACCAGCACCGCAGTGAAGCCTCGGCCAACCCCGAAGCCTTGCCGGTGCAACTGGTCGACGAATTGGCGCTGTACGACCGCGCCGATGTGCAAAAGCCCTTCGTGCGCCACGACGGCGACCTGGCCGAAGCCACCCTGTTGATGGAAGGCATCAGTTGCGCCGCTTGTGGCTGGTTGATCGAAAAACACCTGCGCAGCCTGCCGGCCGTGGCCGAGGCGCGGCTGAACCTGTCCAACCATCGCCTGCATGTGCGCTGGGCCGACGCGCAATTGCCGTTGAGCCAGGTGCTCAGCGAGCTGCGCCAGATTGGCTACGCCGCTCACCCGTATCAGGCCGACCGCGCCGCCGAACAACTGGCCAGCGAAAACCGCCTGGCCCTGCGCCAACTCGGGGTCGCCGGCTTGCTGTGGTTCCAGGCGATGATGGCGACCATGGCCACCTGGCCGGAATTCAATATCGACCTGAGCCCCGAGCTGCACGTGATCCTGCGCTGGGTCGCGCTGTTTCTGACCACCCCCATTGTGTTCTACAGCTGCGCACCGTTTTTCAAGGGCGCCATGCGCGACCTGCGCACCCGCCACCTGACCATGGATGTCTCGGTGTCATTGGCCATTGGCGGCGCTTACCTGGCGGGCATCTGGACCGCCATCACGGGGGTGGGCGAGTTGTATTTCGATGCCGTAGGCATGTTCGCCCTGTTCCTGCTGGCCGGGCGCTACCTGGAGCGCCGCGCCCGAGAACGCACCGCCGCCGCCACTGCGCAACTGGTCAACCTGCTGCCGGCCTCGTGCCTGCGCCTCAAAGGCGATGGCCAGAGCGAACGCATCCTGCTCACCGAATTGGCCCTGGGCGACCGGGTGCTGGTGCATCCGGGTGCGATCCTGCCGGCTGATGGGGTGATCCTGGATGGCCAGTCGAGCATTGATGAATCCCTGCTCACCGGCGAATACCTGCCACAACCGCGACAAGCCGGCGATAGCGTCACCGCCGGCACTCTCAACGTCGAAGGCGCGCTGACCGTGGAAGTGCGCGCCCTGGGCCATGACACCCGCCTGTCGGCCATCGTGCGCCTGCTGGAGCGGGCCCAGGCCGAAAAGCCACGCCTGGCCGAGATCGCCGACCGCGCCGCGCAATGGTTCCTGCTTTGCTCGCTGATCGCCGCCGCCGTGATTGGCCTGCTGTGGTGGGAACTGGACCCCTCGCGGGCGTTCTGGATTGTCCTGGCAATGCTAGTGGCGACTTGCCCATGCGCCTTGTCCCTGGCAACCCCCACCGCCTTGACTGCCGCCACCGGCACCCTGCACAAACTCGGCCTGTTGCTGACCCGAGGCCATGTGCTGGAAGGCTTGAACCAGATCGACACAGTGATTTTCGACAAGACCGGCACCCTCACCGAGGGCCGCCTGGCCCTGCGCGCCATCCGGCCACTGGGCAGCATGAGCAGCGACTTGGCCCTGGCCCTGGCCGCCGCCCTCGAAAACCGCTCCGAACACCCGATTGCCCGGGCCTTCGGCCGCGCCCCGCTGGCGGCTGATGAAGTGCTCAGCACCCCCGGCCTGGGGCTCGAAGGCCGGGTCGGTGAACGCCTGCTGCGGATCGGCCAGCCCGGTTTCGTCTGTGAATTAAGCGGCTGCGCGATTCCCGATTCGCCGCAAGACGCTGGCCAATGGCTGCTGCTGGGCGATACTGGCGGCGCACTGGCCTGGTTTGTCCTGGATGATCGCCTGCGCAGCGATGCGCCGGCACTGCTGGCCGCGTGCAAGGCGCGGGGCTGGCGTACCTTGCTGCTATCGGGCGACAGCTCGCCAATGGTCGCCAGCGTCGCCGCCGAATTGGGGATTGATGAAGCCCGTGGCGGCCTGCGCCCGGATGACAAGCTGCAAGTGCTGCAACAGTTGCACAAGGAAGGCCGCAAGGTGTTGATGCTTGGTGACGGCGTGAATGACGTGCCGGTATTGGCCGCGGCGGATATCAGCGTGGCCATGGGCTCGGCCACTGACCTGGCAAAAACCAGCGCCGACGCGGTGCTGCTGTCCAACCGCCTGGATGCCCTGGTGCAAGCGTTCAGCCTGGCGCGGCGTACGCGCCGGGTAATCATTGAAAACCTGCTGTGGGCCGGGCTGTACAATGGCCTGATGTTGCCGTTCGCCGCCCTCGGTTGGATCACGCCGATCTGGGCCGCGATCGGCATGTCCCTCAGTTCGTTGACCGTGGTCCTCAACGCCCTGCGCCTGACGCGCCTGCCGCGCGCCAGTGCCGCGAGCACCACCCCACAGCACCGCCCGCTGCCGGCTTGAGCCGCGCGGGCATGGAGTAGCGATGCCAGCTCTTTACGTAATGATTCCCGCGGCGCTGCTGATCGTCGCCATCGCTATCTACATCTTCTTCTGGGCGGTGGACAGCGGCCAGTATGACGACCTCGACGGGCCGGCCCACAGCGTGCTGTTCGACGACCAGGATCCCAAGCACCTGGCCGCTGTCGACGAGGCCAGCAGCCACCCGCAGCCACCGGCCAAGCCTGACGAGCCGGCGCCGCCCCATGCTTGACCTCGCGCCGCTGCTGGTTTCCGCGCTGATCCTCGGCCTGCTGGGCGGCGGCCATTGCCTGGGGATGTGCGGCGGCCTGATGGGCGCATTGACCCTGGCCATCCCCCCGGAACAGCGCAGCCGGCGGTTTCGCCTGCTGCTGGCGTACAACCTGGGACGCATCCTCAGCTATGCCGCCGCCGGCGTATTGATCGGCCTGGCCGGCTGGGCCGTGGCCAACAGCCCGGCGGCGATGTTCATGCGCATCCTGGCCGGCCTGCTACTGATCAGCATGGGCTTGTACCTGGCCGGCTGGTGGAGCGGCCTGACCCGTATCGAAAGCCTCGGGCGCGGCCTGTGGCGGCATATCCAGCCGTTTGCCAACCGTTTGCTACCGGTGTCCAGCCTGCCCCGCGCCCTGCTGCTGGGCGCGCTGTGGGGCTGGTTGCCGTGCGGCCTGGTCTACAGCACCTTGTTGTGGGCGGCCAGCCAGGGCAACGCCGTGGACAGCGGGTTGCTGATGCTCGCTTTTGGCCTCGGCACCTGGCCGGTACTGCTCGCCACCGGGCTGGCGGCGGAGCGCGTCACCGCGCTGTTACGCAAGCGCAGTGTGCGCATGGCCGGCGGCCTGCTGGTGATTGTGTTCGGTATCTGGACCCTACCCGGGCCCCATCAGCACTGGCTGATGGGCCACTAAAAGGCCATGTGGCATAGCGCCGCTCCCCGTTGATACAAATCAAGATGACCGCCCAGCCATGCCCCTAGACTCGGCCCACTAGCCAATCCGGGGAACGCCCGCATGCTCGACGCCATTCGTTGGGACACTGATCTGATTCATCGCTACGACCTGGCAGGACCGCGCTACACCTCCTACCCCACCGCCGTACAATTCACCAGCCAGGTCGGCACCTTTGACCTGCTGCACGCCCTGCGCGACAGCCGCAAGGCCGTGCGCCCGCTGTCGCTGTATGTGCACGTGCCGTTCTGCGCGAACATCTGCTACTACTGCGCCTGCAACAAAGTCATTACCAAGGACCGCGGTCGCGCCCAGGCCTACCTGCAGCGCCTGGAGCAAGAGATTCAACTGGTGGCCTGCCACCTGGACCCCCACCAACAGGTGCAACAGCTGCATTTTGGCGGCGGCACCCCGACCTTTCTCAGCCACGACGAATTGCGCCAACTGATGGCGCAACTGCGCCAACACTTCAACCTGCTGGATGACGATTCCGGCGACTACGGCATTGAGATCGACCCACGGGAAGCCGACTGGGCCACCATGGGCCTGTTGCGTGAACTGGGCTTTAACCGTGTGAGCATCGGCGTGCAGGACCTGGACCCCGAGGTGCAACGGGCGGTCAATCGCCTGCAAAGCTTGGAAGAGACCCGCGCGGTGATTGACGCCGCGCGCACCCTGCAGTTTCGCTCGATCAACATTGACCTGATCTACGGCCTGCCCAAGCAGACCCCCGAGCATTTCGCCCACACGGTGGCCGAAGTCATCAGCCTGCAACCCGACCGCCTGTCCGTATTCAACTATGCCCACCTGCCGGAACGCTTCCTGCCCCAGCGACGGATCAACAGCGAAGACCTGCCGGCTCCCGCCGTCAAGTTGCAGATGCTGCAGGAAACCATCGAGCAGCTGACAGCCGCCGGCTACACCTACATCGGCATGGACCACTTCGCCCTGCCCGACGACGAACTGGCCATCGCCCAGGAAGAGGGCACCCTGCAACGCAATTTCCAGGGCTACACCACCCACGGTCATTGCGATTTGATCGGGCTCGGCGTTTCGGCCATCAGTCAGATTGGTGACTTGTACTGCCAGAACAGCAGCGACCTGAGTCATTACCAGAATGCCCTGGCCGGCGCGCAACTGGCCACCAGTCGCGGCCTGCTGTGCAAGGCGGACGATCGTTTACGAGGGGCGGTGATCCAACAGCTGATCTGTCACTTCAGCCTGGACTTCGACAGCATCGAGCAGGCCTTCACCGTGGATTTTCGCGGTTATTTCGCCGAGCTCTGGCCGCAACTCGAAGTAATGGCCGGAGACGGCCTGATCGAACTCAACGCCAAGGGAATCCGGGTGCTGCCAGCCGGGCGCCTGTTGGTGCGCTCGGTGTGCATGGTGTTCGATGCCTATCTGGAGCAACAGAATAGGCAGCGCTTTTCACGGGTGATCTGAGCCGGGTTACTTGGCCATCAACGAGGCGGCCTTCACCGCGTCTTCGGCGCTCAGGTTCTTCATCGCTTCGCTCAACGACGCATAGGCGCCGGTCAGCGAGGCTTGCAAGCCGCCCAGCGCCGATTGCACGCCGCTCAGTTTCGCCAGGACCTGCTCCGGGCTGAGGCGCTTGTCGGACATGATCGCCGACATCTCTGCCATCTTTTCCGCGATCTGCTGCTTCAACTGGCGAATCATTTTCAGCAGTTTCTGCACGTTCTCGTCCAGCCCGCTTTCTTCGATATCATCGTTGGCCGTCTTCTCGGCGCTGGCAGCCTTCAGCGACGCACCGGAAAAGGTCACGCTCACGCCTTCGGCAGGCTGGGTTTCACCCAGCGCCGTTGATTCGGTACCGGCGCCCACGGTGCTGGTTTTTTTCGGTTCAAGCAGCGTCGGCACAGTGGTGCGGGACGGAAGATTGCCGTCGATGGAAAGCATATCGTGAGCCTCCAAGCTCTTGGTCGTTAGCAGTTCATCGGCCACCGGGTAAAAATCTTTATATCTCTGCCGGTTTTTTGTACAGGCTGGCTTGATAGTCCCTCAGTGCGGTACCCTTACGTCTTATGTGTGTTTTCCCACAAGGATTTAAGAAATGTCCGAGCCAGTTAAACTGCGCGCTCATAGCCAGGCTCACTGCAAGGATTGCAGCCTGGCTCCCCTCTGCTTGCCACTTTCGCTGAATCTGGAAGACATGGATGCGCTGGACGAAATCGTTAAACGTGGTCGCCCACTGAAGAAAGGCGAGTTTCTGTTTCGCCAGGGCGACAAGTTCGATTCCGTCTATGCAGTACGCTCGGGCGCCTTGAAGACGTTCAGCCTGAGCGATAGTGGCGAAGAGCAAATCACCGGTTTCCACCTGCCCAGCGAGCTGGTCGGCCTATCGGGCATGGACACCGAGATCCACCCGGTGTCGGCCCAGGCCCTGGAAACCACGTCGGTGTGCGAGATTCCCTTCGAACGCCTGGATGAACTGGCCCTGCAATTGCCGCAGTTGCGCCGCCAGTTGATGCGAGTGATGAGCCGGGAAATCCGGGACGACCAGCAAATGATGCTGTTGCTGTCGAAGAAAACCGCCGACGAACGGATTGCCACCTTCCTGGTCAACCTGTCGGCGCGCTTCCGCGCCCGTGGTTTCTCGGCCAATCAGTTCCGCCTGAGCATGTCGCGCAACGAAATCGGCAATTACCTGGGCCTGGCGGTAGAAACCGTGTCCCGGGTGTTCACGCGCTTCCAGCAGAACGAACTGATTGCCGCCGAGGGCAAGGAAGTGCACATCCTCGACCCGATCCAGCTCTGCGCGCTGGCCGGCGGCTCCCTCGACGGCTGATCGGCGCACGAGGGGCGCGACACTTGTGGCCAAGCCAACCGGCGAGGCCGCAGGTATACTGCTGGGTCTTTGCGCCCAGGACTCCCGACGATGACTTTCGACGCCTTCGACATCAAATCCCTGATTCGCCCCGTCATCGACTTCCCCAAGCCTGGGGTGATCTTTCGTGATATCACGCCGCTGTTCCAGTCGCCCAAGGCCATGCGCCTGGTGGCCGACACCTTTATCCACCGCTACGTCGAAGCCGAGTTCAGCCATATCGGCGCGATGGACGCCCGGGGCTTTTTGATCGGTTCGGTGATTGCCTACCAACTGAACAAGCCGCTGATCCTCTTCCGCAAGCAAGGCAAGCTGCCAGCGGACGTGCTGTCCGAGGGCTATCAGACCGAATACGGCGAAGCCTTCCTCGAAGTGCACGCCGACAGCCTGTGTGAAGGGGATTCGGTGTTGATGTTCGATGACTTGATCGCCACCGGTGGCACCTTGATTGCTGCAGCGAACCTGACGCGGCGCATGGGCGCGCGGATTTTTGAGGCGGCGGCGATTATTGACCTGCCGGAGTTGGGCGGCTCGCAGCGTCTGGAGGATATGGGAATTCCTACGTTCTGTTTGACGCAGTTTGGGTTGACTGAGCGGTAATTTGCGCGGGTCTTGTGGGCTTCATCGCGGGCAAGCCCACATTTTGATTTGTGAACCCATTCAAAGGTGGGAGCCCCCTCAATCACAACCCCATCTGCTTACTGATGATTTCATTCATCACCTCCCGGGTCCCGCCGCCAATCGACAAAATCCGATTGTCGCGGTATAGCCGCTCCACCAGGCTGCCGCGCATATAGCCCAGGCCACCCAGGATCTGCACCGCGTCATACGTCACGCGGTCGGCGGTGTCGGTGGCCAGGTTCTTGGCCATGGAGATCTCCTTGATCACGCTCTTGCCCGCCGCCATCTTCGCCGCCTGGCGGTAAGTGAACTCGCGGGAAACCTCGACCGCCGTGGCCATCTCCGCCAGGCGGTGCTTGAGCACCTGGAACTTGCCAATCGGCTTGCCAAAGGCCTGCCGCTGCGCAGCCCACTTCAGGCTCTCTTCCAGGGCCATCTGCGCGGTCATATTGGCCATTAATGCCAGGGCCAGGCGCTCGCTCTGGAAGTTGCCCATGATGCAGGCAAAGCCCATGTTTTCGCCGCCGATCAGATTACCCACCGGCACCTGGCAATCATCGAAGAACAGCTCGGCAGTGTCCGACGCCCACCAGCCCATCTTCTTCAGCGGCTGGCCGACGGTGAAGCCAGGCGTGTCCTTCTCGATCAATAACAGGCTGATGCCGGCAAAGCCAGGCCCGCCGGTACGCACGGCGACGGTGTAGTAGTCGGCGCGTGCGCCACTGGTGATAAAAGTCTTGCTGCCACTGACCCGATAACAATCGCCATCGCGCACCGCACGGGTTTGCAGGCTGGCCACGTCGGAGCCGCCACCGGGCTCGGTGACGGCCAGGGCCATGATCTTCTCACCGGACAGCACCTGCGGGGCCACGCGCTCGCGCACTGCGGGGCGCGCCCATTTGACGACGGGCGGCAGGCCGATATCCAGCGAGCCCAGCCCCGCCACTACACCACCGGAGCCACAACGCATCAGCTCTTCGCTGGCGGCGACCTTGGCGAACAGGTCGCCCTCATGGCTGCCGCCCAGGGCTTCAGGGTAGCCAATGCCGAGAATCCCCGCCGCGCCGGCCTTGAGGTACAGCTCGCGGGGGAAGTGTTCGGCCTCCTCCCATTGCTCGATGCCCGGCAGAATCTCGCGCTCGACAAAACGGCGCACGCTGTCGCGGACCAATTGGTGACTGGGGTCGAAATATTCCTGGTAGGCAGACATCGGCAAGCTCCATGCAGAGATGGAGCGAACTTACCAAGCGCTTGCTTGGTTATCAAGCCGAACGCAGAACCCATGTAGGAGCGGGCTTGCCTGCGATGCAGGCACTGCGGTGTATCAGGAGGACCGAGGCGATGCCATCGCAGGCAAGCCAGCTCCCACACAAGCCAGCGTGCCAGAGGATATTGGGCTTAGAGCGCGATAGGTTTACGCCCGGCAAACGAGTGCGCCAGGGTGCCGCCGTCCACCAGTTCCAGCTCGCCACCCAACGGCACGCCATGGGCGATGCGCGAGGTGATCAAGCCTTTGTTGGTCAGCAG comes from the Pseudomonas shahriarae genome and includes:
- a CDS encoding acyl-CoA dehydrogenase family protein, with the translated sequence MSAYQEYFDPSHQLVRDSVRRFVEREILPGIEQWEEAEHFPRELYLKAGAAGILGIGYPEALGGSHEGDLFAKVAASEELMRCGSGGVVAGLGSLDIGLPPVVKWARPAVRERVAPQVLSGEKIMALAVTEPGGGSDVASLQTRAVRDGDCYRVSGSKTFITSGARADYYTVAVRTGGPGFAGISLLLIEKDTPGFTVGQPLKKMGWWASDTAELFFDDCQVPVGNLIGGENMGFACIMGNFQSERLALALMANMTAQMALEESLKWAAQRQAFGKPIGKFQVLKHRLAEMATAVEVSREFTYRQAAKMAAGKSVIKEISMAKNLATDTADRVTYDAVQILGGLGYMRGSLVERLYRDNRILSIGGGTREVMNEIISKQMGL